The Nocardioides sp. S5 genome includes a window with the following:
- a CDS encoding cupin domain-containing protein has translation MESTSLTSLVDSQIAEAREASSGRAAVTVFGGREHDLRQTLIALAAGRSLGEHEAPGEATLQVLLGEVRLTAGEDVWEGSAGDHLVIPPHRHDLHAVTDAAVLLTVASRA, from the coding sequence ATGGAATCGACGTCCCTGACCAGCCTGGTCGACAGCCAGATCGCCGAGGCCCGGGAGGCGAGCAGCGGGCGGGCGGCGGTGACCGTCTTCGGAGGGCGCGAGCACGACCTCCGCCAGACCCTGATCGCCCTCGCGGCCGGCCGATCCCTCGGCGAGCACGAGGCGCCGGGGGAGGCGACCCTGCAGGTCCTCCTCGGCGAGGTGCGGCTCACGGCCGGTGAGGACGTGTGGGAGGGCAGCGCCGGCGACCACCTGGTGATCCCGCCGCACCGCCACGACCTGCACGCCGTGACCGACGCTGCGGTGCTGCTCACCGTCGCGTCGCGCGCCTGA
- the narI gene encoding respiratory nitrate reductase subunit gamma codes for MTVFLWVIVPYLCLAVFAVGHLWRYRYDKFGWTTRSSQLYEDRLLRLGSPLFHFGMLGVVGGHVIGLLVPRSWTEAVGIDDHLYHYAAVGGGLVAGFMALVGMVILIYRRRTVGPVFSATTVMDKVMYAFLAAAIVLGMWNTIAGSIFSLGGEYNYREGVSVWYRSFLAFQPDAELMAEAPIGFKLHALVAFGLFALWPFTRLVHVFSAPLGYVTRPYIVYRSRDSRPGQPGSTPTRRGWDRVG; via the coding sequence ATGACCGTCTTCCTCTGGGTGATCGTCCCCTACCTGTGCCTCGCGGTCTTCGCGGTCGGTCACCTGTGGCGCTACCGCTACGACAAGTTCGGCTGGACCACGCGCTCCTCCCAGCTCTACGAGGACCGGCTCCTGCGGCTGGGCTCGCCGCTGTTCCACTTCGGGATGCTGGGCGTGGTCGGCGGGCACGTCATCGGCCTGCTCGTCCCACGGTCGTGGACCGAGGCAGTCGGGATCGACGACCACCTCTACCACTACGCCGCCGTCGGCGGCGGGCTCGTCGCCGGCTTCATGGCGCTGGTGGGCATGGTGATCCTGATCTACCGCCGTCGCACCGTCGGGCCGGTGTTCTCCGCCACCACGGTGATGGACAAGGTGATGTACGCCTTCCTGGCCGCCGCCATCGTGCTGGGCATGTGGAACACCATCGCGGGGTCGATCTTCAGCCTCGGCGGTGAGTACAACTACCGCGAGGGCGTCTCGGTCTGGTACCGCTCGTTCCTGGCCTTCCAGCCCGACGCCGAGCTCATGGCCGAGGCCCCGATCGGGTTCAAGCTCCACGCCCTCGTCGCGTTCGGGCTCTTCGCCCTCTGGCCGTTCACCCGGCTCGTGCACGTGTTCAGCGCCCCGCTGGGCTACGTCACCAGGCCCTACATCGTCTATCGCTCCCGCGACTCCCGCCCCGGTCAGCCCGGCAGCACCCCGACCCGGCGCGGCTGGGACCGGGTGGGGTGA
- the narJ gene encoding nitrate reductase molybdenum cofactor assembly chaperone yields the protein MFRRRGTAARDEEAARVWAVCSALLDYPTEELVSSLDELEALVPGDPHLVPLIESMRGRTLAELQQDYVATFDHTRKCALYLTYFAYGDTRRRGAALVAFKEAYRRGGVEWSEEHGELPDHLCAVLQFGATADATIARQLLEDHRAGVEMLRIALAGWRNDDGSVGSPWAGALAAVSGTLRELAGDEAEAVRRLVEQGPPAEEVGLSGYGADPALSTGPALISTATIPVGAPR from the coding sequence ATGTTCCGGCGCAGGGGGACGGCCGCCCGTGACGAGGAAGCCGCCCGGGTCTGGGCCGTCTGCTCGGCGCTCCTGGACTACCCGACCGAGGAGCTGGTCTCCTCCCTCGACGAGCTCGAGGCACTGGTCCCCGGCGACCCCCACCTCGTCCCGCTCATCGAGAGCATGCGGGGGCGGACCCTCGCAGAGCTGCAGCAGGACTACGTCGCCACCTTCGACCACACCCGCAAGTGCGCGCTCTACCTCACCTACTTCGCCTACGGCGACACCCGCAGGCGGGGCGCGGCGCTCGTGGCCTTCAAGGAGGCCTACCGCCGCGGGGGCGTCGAGTGGTCCGAGGAGCACGGCGAGCTGCCCGACCACCTGTGTGCGGTCCTGCAGTTCGGCGCCACGGCGGACGCCACGATCGCCCGGCAGCTGCTCGAGGACCACCGAGCGGGTGTGGAGATGCTGCGCATCGCGCTCGCCGGCTGGCGCAACGACGACGGCTCGGTGGGCTCGCCGTGGGCGGGTGCCCTGGCGGCCGTCTCGGGCACCCTGCGCGAGCTGGCCGGCGACGAGGCCGAGGCCGTGCGCCGGTTGGTCGAGCAGGGCCCGCCCGCAGAAGAGGTCGGGCTCTCCGGCTACGGGGCCGACCCGGCACTGTCCACCGGACCGGCACTCATCTCGACCGCCACGATCCCCGTAGGAGCCCCCCGATGA
- a CDS encoding VWA domain-containing protein, with the protein MSRLSTTAEPHAADEVLLGFARALRASGVAVTQDRAMGYLTAVAEVGADDRQATYWAGRATLCGSPDDLARHDQVFAAWFDARDGLPTARPREASQPATAHMLPDTETGGGGDDEDADVVRAAASAAEVLRHRDVASLDAAEKRRLAGMFVRLSLRPPSRRTARHRRWHRGQLDASRTLRHSLRQMGEPGEIAWRRRGTRPRRVVLLLDVSGSMTAYADALLRLSHRLTQSARAGGGTVETFTVGTRLTHLTRALRSPDPDRALAAAGEVVPDWSGGTRLGETLQVFLDRWGQRGMARGAVVVVFSDGWERGDAALLGEQMARLQRIAHRVVWVNPHRGKAGYEPLQGGVVAALPHCDDFLAGHSLATFADLTEVIARA; encoded by the coding sequence ATGAGCCGACTGTCGACCACCGCCGAGCCGCACGCCGCGGACGAGGTCCTGCTGGGCTTCGCGCGGGCCCTGCGCGCCTCCGGCGTCGCGGTGACGCAGGACCGGGCGATGGGCTACCTCACCGCCGTCGCCGAGGTGGGTGCCGACGACCGCCAGGCGACCTACTGGGCCGGGCGCGCGACCCTGTGCGGCTCGCCCGACGACCTGGCCCGCCACGACCAGGTCTTCGCCGCCTGGTTCGACGCGCGCGACGGCCTGCCGACCGCCCGGCCGCGGGAGGCGTCGCAGCCGGCGACGGCCCACATGCTGCCCGACACCGAGACCGGTGGCGGTGGTGACGACGAGGACGCCGACGTGGTGCGGGCCGCGGCCTCGGCGGCGGAGGTGCTCCGCCACCGCGACGTGGCCTCGCTCGACGCTGCCGAGAAGCGGCGCCTGGCCGGGATGTTCGTCCGGCTCTCGCTGCGCCCGCCGAGTCGGCGTACGGCCCGGCACCGGAGGTGGCACCGCGGCCAGCTCGACGCCTCGCGGACCCTGCGCCACTCGCTGCGCCAGATGGGGGAGCCCGGCGAGATCGCCTGGCGCCGCCGCGGCACCCGGCCGCGCCGGGTGGTGCTGCTGCTTGACGTGAGCGGCTCGATGACGGCGTACGCCGACGCGCTGCTGCGCCTGTCCCACCGGCTGACCCAGTCGGCGCGCGCGGGGGGCGGCACGGTGGAGACCTTCACCGTCGGCACCCGGCTCACCCACCTCACGCGAGCCCTGCGCTCGCCCGACCCCGACCGCGCCCTCGCCGCGGCCGGTGAGGTGGTCCCGGACTGGTCCGGCGGCACGCGCCTGGGCGAGACCCTGCAGGTCTTCCTCGACCGCTGGGGCCAGCGCGGGATGGCCCGCGGTGCGGTGGTGGTCGTCTTCAGCGACGGGTGGGAGCGCGGCGACGCGGCCCTGCTCGGCGAGCAGATGGCCAGGCTCCAGCGCATCGCCCACCGCGTCGTGTGGGTCAACCCGCACCGCGGCAAGGCGGGCTACGAGCCGCTCCAGGGCGGCGTCGTGGCGGCGCTGCCCCACTGCGACGACTTCCTCGCCGGGCACTCCCTGGCGACCTTCGCCGACCTCACGGAGGTGATCGCACGTGCGTGA
- a CDS encoding XdhC/CoxI family protein: protein MRDVLPELMQWWEAGETIGVGTVVATFRSAPRPAGASMLVGPDESAVGSVSGGCVEGAVYELAQTVVASGEPVLERYGVSDDDAFAVGLTCGGILDVFVEQVSRETFPQLGDVAADIEAGRPVALATVIEHPDPAWVGRRMVVRPDVPADGSLGSPRADAAVHDDALGLLAAGTNATLTYGPDGERRGEGMRVFVWGFAPKPRMLVFGAIDFAAAVAKVGSFLGYHVTVCDARPVFATSSRFPGADEVVVDWPHRYLRAELDAGRIDRRTVLAVLTHDPKFDVPLLEVALRLDDDVRPGYIGAMGSRRTHDERMARLVEAGLGEAELALLSSPIGLDLGARTPEETAVSIAAEIVARQWGGSGERLAATEGRIHHDD from the coding sequence GTGCGTGACGTGCTGCCCGAGCTGATGCAGTGGTGGGAGGCCGGCGAGACGATCGGCGTCGGCACCGTGGTCGCGACCTTCCGGTCCGCGCCCCGCCCCGCCGGCGCCTCGATGCTGGTCGGTCCCGACGAGTCGGCGGTCGGCTCGGTGTCCGGCGGCTGCGTCGAGGGCGCGGTCTACGAGCTCGCCCAGACGGTGGTGGCCTCGGGGGAGCCGGTGCTGGAGAGGTACGGCGTCTCCGACGACGACGCCTTCGCGGTCGGGCTGACCTGCGGCGGGATCCTCGACGTCTTCGTCGAGCAGGTCTCGCGCGAGACGTTTCCGCAGCTCGGCGACGTGGCCGCCGACATCGAGGCCGGGCGCCCGGTCGCGCTCGCGACCGTCATCGAGCACCCCGACCCGGCGTGGGTGGGCCGTCGCATGGTCGTACGCCCGGACGTCCCCGCCGACGGCAGCCTCGGCTCGCCGCGGGCCGACGCGGCCGTCCACGACGATGCCCTCGGCCTGCTCGCCGCCGGCACCAATGCGACGCTGACCTACGGCCCCGACGGCGAGCGCCGCGGAGAGGGGATGCGGGTCTTCGTGTGGGGCTTCGCCCCCAAGCCGCGGATGCTGGTCTTCGGGGCCATCGACTTCGCCGCCGCCGTCGCCAAGGTGGGGTCGTTCCTCGGCTACCACGTCACGGTGTGCGACGCGCGCCCCGTCTTCGCGACCAGCTCGCGGTTCCCGGGCGCCGACGAGGTGGTCGTCGACTGGCCGCACCGCTACCTCCGCGCCGAGCTCGACGCCGGACGCATCGACCGCCGCACCGTCCTGGCGGTCCTCACCCACGACCCCAAGTTCGACGTGCCGCTGCTCGAGGTCGCGCTGCGGCTCGACGACGACGTCCGCCCGGGCTACATCGGGGCCATGGGCTCGCGGCGTACGCACGACGAGCGGATGGCGCGTCTGGTCGAGGCCGGTCTCGGCGAGGCCGAGCTCGCGCTGCTCTCCTCACCGATCGGCCTCGACCTGGGGGCGCGTACGCCCGAGGAGACGGCGGTGTCGATCGCCGCGGAGATCGTGGCCCGCCAGTGGGGCGGGTCGGGGGAGCGGCTCGCTGCGACCGAGGGCCGCATCCACCACGACGACTGA
- a CDS encoding MoxR family ATPase: MDQGMDSAADVAARLGATGYLADQELATVVFLASRMQRPLLLEGEPGTGKTALAEALAQSLDLPLVRLQCYEGIDASQALYDWDFPRQILHLRALEAAGDVDSDEAEKSLYDERFLLARPVLAALRQAPAVLLVDEVDRADDEFEAFLLEVLSTWQVTIPEFGTVTAPEPPLVVLTSNRTRELHDALKRRCLYHWIDHPGLDREVQIVRSRAPEVSETLARQVVGLVQQLRARDDLLKPPGVAETLDWARALTYLGAAELDLASAAATLGALLKYREDADRVKAALDRMLTR; encoded by the coding sequence ATGGACCAAGGCATGGACTCCGCCGCAGACGTGGCCGCCCGGCTCGGCGCCACGGGGTACCTCGCCGACCAGGAGCTGGCCACGGTCGTCTTCCTGGCCTCGCGGATGCAGCGCCCGCTGCTGCTGGAGGGCGAGCCGGGCACCGGCAAGACCGCCCTCGCCGAGGCCCTCGCGCAGAGCCTCGACCTGCCGCTGGTCCGGCTGCAGTGCTACGAGGGGATCGACGCCAGCCAGGCGCTCTACGACTGGGACTTCCCGCGCCAGATCCTGCACCTGCGCGCCCTCGAGGCCGCCGGCGACGTGGACTCCGACGAGGCCGAGAAGAGCCTGTACGACGAGCGCTTCCTGCTCGCGCGACCGGTGCTCGCCGCGCTGCGCCAGGCGCCGGCGGTGCTGCTGGTCGACGAGGTGGACCGCGCCGACGACGAGTTCGAGGCGTTCCTGCTCGAGGTGCTCTCGACGTGGCAGGTCACCATCCCCGAGTTCGGCACGGTCACGGCGCCCGAGCCCCCTCTGGTGGTGCTCACCTCCAACCGCACGCGCGAGCTGCACGACGCGCTGAAGCGGCGCTGCCTCTACCACTGGATCGACCACCCGGGCCTGGACCGGGAGGTGCAGATCGTCCGCTCGCGCGCCCCCGAGGTCAGCGAGACCCTGGCACGCCAGGTCGTCGGCCTGGTCCAGCAGCTGCGCGCCCGCGACGACCTGCTCAAGCCGCCGGGCGTCGCGGAGACGCTCGACTGGGCGCGGGCGCTGACCTACCTCGGGGCCGCCGAGCTCGACCTGGCGTCCGCCGCCGCGACCCTCGGCGCGCTGCTGAAGTATCGCGAGGACGCCGACCGGGTGAAGGCCGCGCTGGACCGGATGCTGACGAGATGA
- the narH gene encoding nitrate reductase subunit beta yields MRVMAQMAMVMNLDKCIGCHTCSVTCKQAWTNRTGTEYVWFNNVETRPGLGYPRTYEDQDEWQGGWVRKPNGRLELRAGGRWKKLLTIFSNPKLPSIEDYYEPWTYDYETLLNSPQTDTFPVARPKSLISGKNMNVEWSANWDDDLGGSLEHAARDVMFKGIEDKVKLEFEETFMFYLPRICEHCLNPSCAASCPSGAIYKREEDGIVLVDQDRCRGWRMCVSGCPYKKVYFNHKTGKAEKCTFCYPRIEVGIPTVCSETCVGRLRYIGLMLYDADAVLEAAAVEDEHALYEAQRKVFLDPRDPEVERAALAAGIEADWVEAAKKSPVLRLITDYKVALPLHPEYRTMPMVWYIPPLSPVVDVVKETGVDAEDRGNLFAAIDTLRIPVEYLANLFTAGDVEPVTGVLKKLAAMRSYMRDINLGRETDPSIPAAVGMTEEEMYEMFRLLAIAKYADRYVIPPAHAEQAHALEELATDCSVDFDAAGSYYDQALLGEGAGYPTPVAVENFRMLQDRQTADTVASPDDKSSRVNLLNWDGKGTPEGLFPARGDGEAQ; encoded by the coding sequence ATGCGCGTGATGGCTCAGATGGCCATGGTGATGAACCTCGACAAGTGCATCGGGTGCCACACCTGCTCGGTGACCTGCAAGCAGGCCTGGACCAACCGGACCGGCACCGAGTACGTCTGGTTCAACAACGTCGAGACCCGACCCGGTCTCGGCTACCCCAGGACGTACGAGGACCAGGACGAGTGGCAGGGCGGATGGGTGCGCAAGCCCAACGGGCGGCTGGAGCTCCGCGCGGGTGGCCGGTGGAAGAAGCTGCTCACGATCTTCTCCAACCCCAAGCTGCCCTCGATCGAGGACTACTACGAGCCCTGGACCTACGACTACGAGACCCTGCTCAACTCGCCGCAGACCGACACGTTCCCGGTGGCCCGGCCCAAGAGCCTGATCTCCGGCAAGAACATGAACGTCGAGTGGTCGGCCAACTGGGACGACGACCTCGGCGGCTCGCTGGAGCACGCGGCGCGCGACGTGATGTTCAAGGGCATCGAGGACAAGGTCAAGCTCGAGTTCGAGGAGACCTTCATGTTCTACCTGCCGCGCATCTGCGAGCACTGCCTCAACCCCTCCTGCGCCGCGTCGTGCCCCAGCGGCGCGATCTACAAGCGCGAGGAGGACGGCATCGTCCTGGTCGACCAGGACCGCTGCCGCGGCTGGCGGATGTGCGTCTCGGGCTGCCCGTACAAGAAGGTCTACTTCAACCACAAGACCGGCAAGGCCGAGAAGTGCACGTTCTGCTACCCGCGCATCGAGGTCGGGATCCCGACCGTGTGCTCGGAGACCTGTGTGGGTCGGCTGCGCTACATCGGGCTGATGCTCTACGACGCCGACGCGGTCCTCGAGGCTGCCGCGGTCGAGGACGAGCACGCCCTCTACGAGGCGCAGCGCAAGGTCTTCCTCGACCCGCGGGACCCCGAGGTCGAGCGAGCGGCCCTCGCCGCGGGCATCGAGGCGGACTGGGTCGAGGCGGCGAAGAAGTCGCCGGTGCTGCGGCTGATCACCGACTACAAGGTCGCCCTGCCCCTGCACCCGGAGTACCGCACGATGCCGATGGTCTGGTACATCCCGCCGTTGTCGCCCGTGGTGGACGTGGTCAAGGAGACCGGCGTGGACGCGGAGGACCGGGGCAACCTGTTCGCCGCGATTGACACCCTGCGGATCCCCGTCGAGTACCTCGCCAACCTCTTCACCGCGGGCGACGTCGAGCCCGTGACCGGGGTGCTCAAGAAGCTCGCCGCGATGCGGTCCTACATGCGCGACATCAACCTGGGGCGTGAGACCGACCCGTCCATCCCTGCCGCCGTCGGCATGACGGAGGAGGAGATGTACGAGATGTTCCGCCTGCTGGCGATCGCCAAGTACGCCGATCGCTACGTCATCCCTCCGGCCCACGCGGAGCAGGCCCACGCGCTCGAGGAGCTGGCCACCGACTGCTCGGTCGACTTCGACGCCGCCGGCTCGTACTACGACCAGGCGCTGCTGGGCGAGGGTGCGGGCTACCCGACGCCGGTCGCGGTCGAGAACTTCCGGATGCTCCAGGACCGGCAGACCGCCGACACGGTCGCCTCGCCGGACGACAAGTCGTCGCGGGTGAACCTCCTCAACTGGGACGGCAAGGGGACACCCGAGGGGCTGTTCCCGGCCCGCGGCGACGGAGAGGCGCAGTGA
- a CDS encoding hemerythrin domain-containing protein → MRRVCEYCGCRTVPAVRELMEEHDAIIEDAGDVRTALLSGDRAATVARLEHLASHLDPHVHREEVGIFAALRAQGDWSEEVAELEGEHRDLDGAIAQLDPTDPSFGTRVLAFLESLEEHVERENLGIFPVSVVTLGASGWDTVAEAHRETPTFLTT, encoded by the coding sequence GTGAGGCGAGTGTGCGAGTACTGCGGCTGTCGCACGGTCCCGGCCGTCCGCGAGCTGATGGAGGAGCACGACGCGATCATCGAGGACGCGGGCGACGTGCGCACCGCGCTTCTCTCCGGTGACCGGGCCGCGACCGTCGCCCGGCTGGAGCATCTCGCCAGCCATCTGGACCCGCACGTCCACCGTGAGGAGGTCGGCATCTTCGCTGCGCTCCGCGCCCAGGGGGACTGGAGCGAGGAGGTCGCCGAGCTCGAGGGCGAGCACCGCGACCTCGACGGCGCGATCGCGCAGCTCGACCCCACGGACCCCTCCTTCGGCACCCGGGTCCTGGCGTTCCTGGAGTCACTCGAGGAGCACGTCGAGCGCGAGAACCTCGGGATCTTCCCGGTCTCGGTGGTCACCCTGGGGGCCTCGGGGTGGGACACCGTGGCTGAGGCGCACCGCGAGACGCCGACGTTCCTGACCACCTGA
- a CDS encoding NTP transferase domain-containing protein produces the protein MTVGLLLAAGAGTRFGGPKALAREPDGTSWLLRSVQALRPCAEIVVVLGAEAERAAALLPMSVSRIRADDWAEGMGASLRAGLLALDPTDHDVALVSLVDLPDVDAAVVARLVAAATGPDVLARAAYDGVPGHPVLLGRDHWSGVVETSAGDRGARDYLASHEVALVECGDLATGADVDAR, from the coding sequence ATGACGGTGGGGCTGTTGCTGGCGGCGGGTGCGGGCACGCGCTTCGGCGGCCCGAAGGCGCTGGCCCGCGAGCCCGACGGCACGTCGTGGCTGCTCCGCTCCGTGCAGGCGCTGCGGCCCTGCGCCGAGATCGTGGTCGTGCTCGGCGCCGAGGCGGAGCGGGCCGCCGCGCTGCTGCCGATGTCGGTCTCGCGGATCCGCGCCGACGACTGGGCCGAGGGGATGGGCGCCTCGTTGCGCGCCGGGCTCCTCGCCCTCGACCCGACCGACCACGACGTCGCGCTCGTGTCGCTGGTCGACCTGCCCGACGTCGACGCGGCCGTCGTGGCCCGCCTCGTCGCTGCGGCCACGGGGCCCGACGTCCTCGCGCGGGCGGCGTACGACGGGGTGCCGGGGCACCCGGTGCTGCTCGGGCGCGACCACTGGTCCGGGGTGGTCGAGACCTCGGCCGGTGACCGTGGGGCGCGTGACTACCTCGCCTCCCACGAGGTCGCGCTGGTCGAGTGCGGCGACCTGGCCACGGGCGCCGACGTCGACGCGCGCTGA